One segment of Paenibacillus sp. FSL R7-0337 DNA contains the following:
- a CDS encoding response regulator: MIAAGLGSVGILVSIGLLYSIGRNVDRGLKRIMEISQDIAADRLNPAAAATVRTDEFGQLAASFFGLAADLHHRTAEERELRLRAEEQAWLNTQVSEMALLLQGSVQLKTASRVFIRRLATAVGGSYGAIYLKQGSQLDFAAGYAFDDAARQQESIPLGSGLVGQCALDEQMIVLQDLPENYIKVRSGLGEAAPSSLIIVPIKHEQEVVAVMELAALSPFSSKEMQLIERTGQNMGVLMNTLADVARIEELLNETQQQKDELEAQTEELLAQTQELEAQTEELAAQTEELRMQTEQLHDQKTELEVQAESLLSSNEHLQTQMQLTEEQKAEIEAQADELQAQTSELLEQKEQLQAQTEELQSQTEELLSQTDTLQAQADELQTQKEELAASHDQLLLQVELTEKQKEEIQAQAQEIFMAAQYKSEFLANVSHELRTPLNSLLILSQILAENKDGNLEAKQLEYVHTIFSAGKDLLQLIDEILDLAKLEVGKMTPVIEPVSPVDLSNHVHRHFEQQAKKKNLRFDVHSDNRLPDYLMTDGHRLQQVLNNLLSNAIKFTPEQGSVSLSIRTSGGEVIFAVSDTGIGIAASKLESIFEAFQQADGTTSRKYGGTGLGLTICRELATLLGGRIEVDSMEGKGSTFSLIIPAVEPGEDAQTLAAAAYSAAASPEIPASEPIRRENPAFRESFVPDISISNPKLLQYAEMDDDRGNLLSGDITLLIIEEDAEFAARLLELARSRGFKAIVAFQGDQGLALAHAYKPDAILLDLHLPVLDGWSIISRLKSRPELRHIPVHVISTAEENQQSLSMGALSFWKKPNDYAELEAAFLQIETYIRRPVKSLLIVEDNKVLRGSLVEFIAHPDVNIIAVGTGREAMEHLASHHFDCMVLDLGLSDISGFDLLEQVKTNRKLQTLPVIIYTGKDLSKTDEQRLKHYAESIVIKNVRSMERLYDDTALYLHRKHADLPLDKQRLIENLHNPESAFAGKSILLVDDDMRNIFALSSVLEGYNMEISFAQNGREALEHLETHPGVELVFMDIMMPEMDGYETMEHIRRNPGYDQIVIIALTARALEEDRVKCLEAGANDYISKPINTTQLVRVLKLWLIQ, from the coding sequence ATGATTGCAGCAGGGTTAGGTTCGGTCGGCATTCTGGTCAGTATCGGACTTCTTTACAGTATCGGACGGAATGTAGACCGCGGCCTGAAGCGGATTATGGAGATCTCGCAGGATATCGCCGCAGACCGTCTTAACCCTGCGGCGGCGGCTACTGTGCGGACGGATGAATTCGGGCAGCTGGCGGCTTCCTTTTTCGGGCTGGCAGCTGACCTTCACCACAGAACCGCTGAAGAGCGCGAGCTGCGGCTTAGAGCCGAGGAACAGGCCTGGCTTAATACGCAGGTGTCAGAGATGGCGCTGCTGCTTCAGGGCTCTGTCCAGCTGAAAACAGCCTCACGTGTGTTCATCCGCAGGCTGGCTACCGCTGTCGGCGGAAGCTACGGGGCTATTTATCTGAAGCAGGGCAGTCAGCTGGACTTCGCAGCCGGCTATGCCTTCGATGATGCCGCAAGACAACAGGAATCCATACCGCTGGGCAGCGGCCTGGTCGGACAATGCGCACTGGATGAGCAGATGATCGTTCTGCAGGATCTCCCGGAGAATTATATCAAGGTCCGCTCCGGCCTCGGAGAAGCTGCCCCTTCCTCGCTGATTATCGTTCCTATTAAGCATGAACAGGAAGTTGTAGCTGTCATGGAACTGGCGGCCTTAAGCCCGTTCAGCTCCAAGGAGATGCAGCTGATTGAACGCACCGGACAGAACATGGGCGTGCTGATGAATACGCTGGCGGATGTCGCCAGAATTGAAGAACTGTTGAATGAGACACAACAGCAGAAGGATGAACTGGAAGCTCAGACCGAGGAGCTGCTGGCCCAGACGCAGGAGCTTGAAGCTCAGACCGAGGAGCTTGCGGCTCAGACCGAGGAGCTCCGGATGCAGACTGAGCAATTGCATGACCAGAAGACAGAGCTGGAGGTTCAGGCTGAGAGCCTGCTAAGCTCCAATGAACACCTCCAGACGCAAATGCAGCTGACAGAGGAGCAAAAAGCCGAGATTGAGGCCCAGGCCGATGAGCTGCAGGCCCAGACAAGTGAATTGCTGGAGCAGAAGGAGCAGCTCCAGGCCCAGACGGAGGAGTTACAATCTCAGACGGAGGAGCTGCTGTCCCAGACAGATACACTGCAGGCTCAGGCCGATGAGCTTCAGACCCAGAAGGAGGAGCTGGCCGCCTCCCATGATCAGCTGCTGCTTCAAGTCGAGCTTACCGAGAAGCAGAAAGAGGAGATCCAGGCTCAGGCACAGGAGATCTTCATGGCTGCACAGTACAAATCAGAATTCCTGGCGAATGTCTCCCATGAGCTGCGCACCCCGCTGAACAGCCTGCTGATCCTCTCGCAGATTCTTGCCGAGAACAAGGACGGCAATCTGGAAGCGAAGCAGCTGGAATACGTGCATACGATCTTCTCGGCAGGCAAGGATCTCCTGCAGCTGATCGATGAGATTCTTGATCTGGCGAAGCTGGAGGTCGGCAAAATGACCCCGGTCATCGAGCCGGTCTCCCCGGTCGATCTCAGCAATCATGTCCACCGCCATTTCGAACAGCAGGCCAAGAAGAAGAACCTGCGGTTCGATGTCCATTCCGACAACCGGCTGCCTGATTATCTGATGACCGACGGTCATAGGTTGCAGCAGGTCTTGAATAATCTGTTATCCAACGCCATCAAATTCACACCGGAGCAAGGCTCCGTCTCCCTGTCGATCCGCACCAGCGGCGGGGAGGTTATCTTCGCCGTCAGCGACACCGGTATCGGCATCGCCGCCTCTAAGCTGGAGAGCATCTTCGAAGCCTTCCAGCAAGCGGACGGCACCACCAGCCGCAAATACGGCGGCACTGGCCTCGGCCTCACGATCTGCCGGGAGCTGGCTACACTCCTCGGCGGAAGAATTGAGGTGGATTCCATGGAGGGCAAGGGCAGCACCTTCTCCCTGATTATTCCCGCTGTGGAACCAGGAGAGGATGCCCAGACCCTTGCTGCCGCAGCCTATTCAGCAGCAGCCTCTCCGGAGATTCCGGCTTCCGAGCCTATCCGCCGTGAGAATCCGGCCTTCCGCGAGTCCTTCGTGCCCGACATTTCCATCTCCAATCCGAAGCTGCTGCAATATGCGGAGATGGATGATGACCGGGGCAATCTGCTAAGCGGGGATATTACCCTGCTAATTATCGAGGAGGACGCCGAATTCGCCGCCCGGCTGCTGGAGCTGGCGCGCAGCCGGGGCTTCAAGGCCATCGTCGCCTTCCAGGGCGATCAGGGACTTGCCCTGGCCCATGCCTATAAGCCTGATGCTATTCTGCTGGACCTGCATCTTCCCGTTCTGGACGGCTGGTCCATTATCAGCCGCCTGAAGAGCCGGCCGGAGCTGCGGCATATCCCTGTGCATGTAATCTCTACAGCCGAGGAGAACCAGCAGAGCCTGTCGATGGGCGCTTTGTCTTTCTGGAAGAAGCCGAATGATTATGCGGAGCTGGAAGCAGCCTTCCTCCAGATCGAGACTTATATCCGCCGTCCAGTGAAGAGTCTGCTGATTGTCGAAGACAACAAGGTTCTGCGCGGCAGTCTTGTTGAATTCATCGCCCATCCCGATGTGAACATTATTGCGGTGGGTACCGGAAGAGAAGCAATGGAGCATCTGGCGAGCCATCATTTTGACTGTATGGTGCTTGACTTGGGCCTCTCGGATATTTCCGGCTTCGACCTGCTGGAGCAGGTCAAGACCAACCGCAAGCTGCAGACCCTGCCGGTCATTATCTATACAGGCAAGGATCTGAGCAAGACAGATGAGCAGCGCCTTAAGCACTACGCTGAGAGTATTGTAATCAAGAACGTGCGTTCAATGGAACGTCTCTATGATGATACTGCCCTGTACCTCCACCGCAAGCATGCAGACCTGCCTCTGGATAAGCAGCGACTGATTGAGAATCTGCATAATCCGGAATCCGCTTTTGCCGGCAAAAGTATTTTGCTTGTGGATGATGATATGCGTAATATTTTTGCGTTATCCAGTGTGCTGGAAGGTTATAATATGGAGATCAGCTTTGCCCAGAATGGCAGAGAAGCCCTGGAGCATCTGGAGACCCACCCGGGCGTTGAACTGGTCTTCATGGATATCATGATGCCGGAGATGGACGGTTACGAGACGATGGAGCATATCCGGCGTAACCCGGGCTATGATCAGATCGTCATTATTGCGCTGACCGCCCGCGCCCTGGAGGAAGACCGGGTCAAATGCCTTGAAGCAGGAGCTAACGATTATATATCCAAACCGATTAATACCACACAACTGGTGAGAGTGCTGAAATTATGGTTGATTCAATAG
- a CDS encoding ATP-binding protein, translating to MEYPINILVVDDRTDEFLSIQALLAESPYRLVHALTGMDALKCLLEQEFALIIMDVLMPGMNGFETAKRIKMRQKSRDIPIIFLTSLTSELENYMMAYSAGAIDYLTKPFHPTVLKSKIDGFVRLYQTHKELQLKTQELETVNSILTELKETAEVALRIKSGFLAMMSHEIRTPLNGIIAMSDVLRSSELSADDQEMAEIIHTSGHALVSVITHILDFTKIESGKMELDYELFNLHSCLKETVDLFRALARERSLTLETFIDPDIPALLTGDPNRLRQVLNNLIGNAIKFTHSGGVKVDVRLRQVMDQLLELEFIIEDTGIGIPADKMKYLFQPFTQIGATINRKFGGTGLGLSICKMLVDLMGGTIYAKPDVVGGATFIFTIQVAEGQPD from the coding sequence ATGGAGTATCCGATTAATATTTTGGTTGTAGATGACCGGACAGACGAGTTCCTGTCCATTCAGGCTTTGCTGGCCGAGTCGCCCTACCGGCTGGTTCATGCCCTCACCGGCATGGATGCTCTGAAATGTCTGCTGGAGCAGGAGTTCGCCCTGATCATTATGGATGTGCTCATGCCCGGCATGAACGGGTTTGAAACGGCGAAGCGGATTAAGATGCGTCAGAAATCCCGGGATATCCCTATTATTTTCTTAACCTCGCTGACCTCCGAACTGGAGAATTATATGATGGCCTACTCGGCCGGAGCAATTGACTACCTGACTAAGCCGTTCCATCCGACCGTGTTAAAAAGCAAGATTGACGGCTTCGTCCGTCTCTACCAGACCCACAAGGAGCTGCAGCTCAAAACGCAGGAGCTGGAGACCGTCAACAGCATCCTGACCGAGCTGAAGGAGACGGCCGAGGTGGCACTGCGGATCAAGAGCGGCTTCCTCGCCATGATGAGCCACGAGATCCGTACCCCGCTGAACGGAATTATTGCCATGTCAGATGTGCTTCGTTCCTCCGAGCTGTCCGCTGACGACCAGGAGATGGCTGAGATCATTCATACCAGCGGTCACGCGCTTGTCTCTGTCATTACACATATCCTGGACTTCACCAAGATCGAATCCGGTAAAATGGAGCTCGATTACGAGCTGTTCAATCTTCACTCCTGCCTCAAGGAGACCGTTGATCTGTTCCGGGCGCTGGCCAGAGAACGCAGCCTGACTCTGGAGACCTTTATTGATCCTGACATCCCTGCCCTGCTCACCGGTGACCCCAACCGTCTGCGGCAGGTACTCAATAACCTGATCGGCAATGCCATCAAATTCACGCATTCCGGCGGCGTCAAGGTGGATGTCCGCCTCCGGCAGGTCATGGACCAGCTGCTGGAGCTAGAGTTCATTATCGAAGATACGGGGATCGGCATTCCGGCGGACAAGATGAAATACCTGTTCCAGCCGTTCACCCAGATTGGAGCCACCATCAACCGCAAGTTCGGCGGCACCGGACTCGGTCTGTCCATCTGCAAAATGCTGGTCGACCTCATGGGCGGTACGATCTATGCCAAGCCGGATGTGGTGGGCGGAGCTACCTTCATCTTCACCATCCAGGTCGCTGAGGGCCAGCCGGACTGA
- a CDS encoding AraC family transcriptional regulator: MGTSTFPLFQRNFVLQARSTTHHWEGAGPLSIKTFRNGRAYYKTKLGHYAVEEEGYLLLNEGEPYGIAIESDTEVDSFCVFFKAGYAEEFLRAIHVGAEKSLDDPFSQSKHPLQFYTKSYRHSHLITPLIENFKQSLPVFGSENLWVDEQYQNLIQALLNVHQKIVQEISTVPGTRPATREELFRRLTVAYEYLHAYYNQNVSLEEVSKVACLSKNHLIRNFRHFFKRTPHQFILEKRILEAQRLLCQTENSVTEISLSVGFDNVSSFNKVFKQRTGLSPQMFRKK, encoded by the coding sequence ATGGGAACCTCCACATTCCCTTTGTTCCAGCGGAACTTCGTTCTGCAAGCCCGAAGTACAACTCATCATTGGGAAGGCGCTGGCCCCCTTTCGATCAAGACATTTCGGAATGGTCGTGCCTATTACAAAACAAAGCTAGGTCATTATGCTGTGGAGGAAGAGGGCTATCTCCTTTTAAATGAGGGGGAGCCGTACGGGATAGCCATTGAGTCAGATACAGAGGTCGACTCTTTTTGCGTATTTTTCAAGGCAGGTTATGCTGAAGAATTTCTTAGAGCTATTCATGTCGGAGCAGAAAAGTCTTTAGACGATCCATTCTCACAATCTAAGCACCCGCTGCAATTTTATACAAAGTCATACCGTCATAGTCACTTGATCACTCCGCTTATCGAGAACTTTAAGCAATCCTTACCTGTATTCGGCAGCGAGAATCTCTGGGTCGATGAACAGTATCAAAATTTAATTCAAGCACTGCTTAACGTCCATCAGAAGATTGTTCAAGAAATTAGTACCGTCCCCGGCACGCGCCCGGCCACCAGGGAGGAGCTGTTCCGGCGGTTGACCGTAGCATACGAGTACTTACATGCGTATTACAACCAAAACGTGTCTCTTGAAGAAGTCTCAAAAGTCGCATGTCTCTCTAAAAACCATCTAATCCGCAACTTCCGTCACTTTTTTAAAAGAACACCACACCAGTTCATCCTTGAAAAAAGGATACTTGAAGCACAGCGTCTCCTTTGTCAAACGGAAAACAGTGTAACCGAGATTAGCCTAAGTGTTGGCTTCGACAATGTCTCTTCCTTCAATAAGGTTTTTAAACAAAGAACGGGATTATCGCCCCAGATGTTTAGAAAAAAGTGA
- a CDS encoding VOC family protein has translation MNSESQIKGIGQISIRVHDMEAATRFYQDTLGLNLLFQIPNMTFLECNGIQLVLSIAEDARFDHPSSVFYFQVDNIHASYETLVGRNVHFLDKPHKVAEMGQTATWMTFFQDPDKNVHALMSEVSVSE, from the coding sequence ATGAATTCAGAATCCCAAATTAAAGGCATCGGGCAAATATCCATTCGGGTACATGACATGGAAGCAGCCACCCGGTTCTATCAAGATACTCTAGGCCTAAACCTGTTATTTCAAATCCCGAACATGACCTTCCTGGAGTGTAACGGGATTCAGCTGGTCTTGAGTATTGCTGAAGACGCGCGGTTCGACCATCCCAGCTCGGTATTCTATTTCCAGGTTGACAATATTCACGCATCGTACGAAACGTTAGTCGGGCGGAATGTACATTTCCTGGACAAGCCGCATAAAGTGGCTGAGATGGGTCAAACCGCAACCTGGATGACGTTCTTTCAGGACCCCGATAAGAATGTACATGCCTTGATGAGTGAAGTGTCTGTGTCCGAATAA
- a CDS encoding IS110 family transposase: MDAVRMCCAGLDVHQETVVACVLKGPIEQKPQCHLKTFGTTTKELLGLQDWLSEHGCREVVMESTGVLWKPVWNILEGSCDLVLANAQRVKNTPGRKSDMQDARWLAQLHRCGLIEGSMVPEQDIRDLRDLTRYRSKMVQAVTAEKNRIHKILQDANIKLTTFMSDLYGVSGRGLLQKIMDGEVIDEGTVKNLVKTRLKKKVPQLLDALNGKLRRHHREMIRDHWDHLVYLEKRITELEARIEAKAEPYLEKIEQIDSIPGIERTSAVTIFAEVGPHVAEMFPSDAQFASWAGVCPGNNESAGKRRKSKTMQGNKHLKGALCQAAWANSRSSNRIGQFFRRIRKRRGDKKANVATAHLLIRILHALMREKRSYQEIDVSLGDETSKKNTLDRYVKYIQQLGYSVQLNPIP; this comes from the coding sequence ATGGATGCTGTACGTATGTGTTGTGCCGGTCTGGACGTGCACCAGGAAACCGTTGTGGCCTGCGTGTTGAAAGGACCGATCGAACAGAAACCACAATGTCACCTGAAAACCTTTGGGACGACAACCAAAGAATTGCTAGGCCTGCAAGATTGGCTGAGTGAACACGGCTGCCGGGAGGTGGTGATGGAGAGCACGGGCGTGTTATGGAAACCGGTATGGAACATCTTAGAGGGCAGTTGTGATCTGGTCTTGGCCAACGCCCAGCGGGTAAAGAATACGCCGGGTCGAAAAAGTGACATGCAAGATGCGCGCTGGTTAGCGCAATTGCACCGTTGCGGGCTCATTGAAGGCAGTATGGTGCCCGAACAGGACATCCGGGATTTGCGAGACTTGACCCGTTACCGGAGTAAGATGGTGCAGGCGGTGACGGCGGAGAAAAACCGCATTCACAAAATCCTGCAGGATGCCAACATCAAGCTAACCACCTTTATGTCCGATCTATATGGGGTTTCAGGGCGGGGCCTGCTCCAGAAGATCATGGACGGCGAGGTCATCGACGAAGGGACCGTTAAGAACCTGGTCAAAACCCGTTTAAAAAAGAAAGTTCCGCAGTTGCTAGACGCGCTCAATGGCAAGTTGCGCCGTCATCACCGCGAGATGATTCGAGACCACTGGGACCACTTGGTCTATTTGGAGAAAAGGATCACGGAACTGGAAGCTCGAATCGAGGCGAAGGCAGAACCGTACCTGGAGAAGATTGAACAAATTGACTCCATTCCAGGAATTGAGCGGACGTCTGCCGTGACCATCTTTGCCGAAGTGGGGCCGCATGTCGCGGAAATGTTCCCGAGTGATGCGCAGTTTGCTTCATGGGCGGGGGTGTGTCCAGGGAACAACGAAAGCGCTGGAAAGCGAAGAAAGTCAAAAACGATGCAAGGGAACAAGCATCTGAAAGGGGCCTTGTGTCAGGCGGCTTGGGCAAACTCTCGCTCCTCGAACCGGATCGGACAATTCTTTCGACGAATTCGAAAGAGACGAGGCGATAAAAAAGCAAACGTCGCCACCGCGCATTTGCTGATTCGAATCCTCCATGCCCTGATGCGGGAGAAGAGGTCATACCAAGAAATAGACGTCTCACTAGGCGATGAGACGTCCAAGAAAAACACGTTAGATAGGTACGTGAAATATATCCAGCAGTTAGGATATAGTGTTCAATTGAATCCTATCCCATAG
- a CDS encoding AEC family transporter: protein MIQTVLTTLVEVIVPLSIPVAAGALLGRYKQLDTKPLLTLYLYFLSPAIILDTLATADISFDDVYKTLAFSLLNLFLLWSVATLIGKILKLAPPEAAGLTLISTFTNSVNYGLPLVLLAFGQLGLDKASVYVIAQMVIVNTIGVYFAARSQFSVRSALKSVFSLPAIYAAILALLLRALGLHMPHELASGVSMVAGAYSPVVLAILGAQMVKVRAAHTERNVQLAFWTGLTVRLVLAPLLAALVLLALNITGTLFSVLLILASMPVAVNSVVLAERFGSSPALVSRCIVWTTLASFLVLPVLIAAVGG, encoded by the coding sequence GTGATTCAGACTGTACTCACGACACTTGTTGAGGTCATCGTACCGCTGTCCATTCCGGTGGCCGCCGGAGCGCTGCTTGGACGATATAAGCAGCTTGATACGAAGCCTCTGCTGACGCTGTACCTGTATTTTCTCAGTCCGGCTATTATTCTCGACACGCTGGCTACGGCGGATATCTCCTTCGATGATGTCTATAAGACACTCGCGTTCTCGCTGCTGAATCTGTTCCTCTTATGGAGCGTGGCGACGCTGATTGGCAAAATCCTCAAGCTGGCTCCGCCGGAAGCCGCCGGTCTTACGCTCATCTCCACCTTCACGAACAGCGTCAATTACGGCCTGCCGCTGGTGCTGCTGGCCTTCGGCCAGCTGGGCCTGGACAAGGCATCGGTCTACGTCATCGCCCAGATGGTGATTGTGAATACGATCGGCGTGTATTTTGCCGCCCGTTCACAGTTCTCCGTACGCAGCGCGTTGAAGTCAGTCTTCTCGCTACCGGCTATTTACGCCGCCATTCTGGCACTGCTGCTGCGGGCGCTGGGCCTGCATATGCCGCATGAGCTGGCTTCGGGGGTGTCGATGGTTGCCGGTGCCTATTCGCCGGTTGTGCTGGCGATTCTCGGCGCGCAGATGGTGAAGGTCAGAGCCGCGCACACGGAGCGCAATGTGCAGCTGGCCTTCTGGACGGGGCTGACCGTCCGGCTGGTGCTGGCTCCGCTGCTGGCCGCGCTGGTGCTGCTCGCCCTGAACATCACAGGCACACTCTTCTCGGTGCTGCTGATTCTGGCTTCCATGCCGGTGGCTGTCAATTCCGTCGTTTTGGCCGAACGCTTCGGCAGCTCGCCTGCGCTGGTCTCGCGCTGTATCGTCTGGACCACGCTGGCTTCTTTCCTGGTCCTGCCGGTGCTGATTGCGGCGGTGGGGGGATAG
- the greA gene encoding transcription elongation factor GreA, with the protein MSNNDEVFLTKEGLAKLEEELRELKGAGRKELAARLKLAISYGDLKENSEYHSAKEDQSFMETRIMILEKMLIKAQIVDASNMDLSTVSVGCIVILNDVEYSEKIEYRVVGPAEADVLDNKISYESPLGKELIGKKVGDIISVNAPMGIIKYELLEIKML; encoded by the coding sequence ATGTCTAATAATGACGAAGTATTTTTGACCAAAGAGGGCTTGGCCAAGCTGGAGGAAGAGTTGAGGGAACTTAAGGGAGCAGGGCGCAAGGAGCTTGCAGCCCGGCTTAAGCTGGCGATCAGCTACGGCGATCTGAAGGAGAACAGCGAATACCACTCCGCCAAGGAGGATCAATCCTTCATGGAGACCCGCATTATGATTCTGGAGAAAATGCTGATCAAGGCGCAGATCGTGGATGCCAGCAATATGGATCTGAGTACAGTCAGCGTAGGCTGCATCGTTATCCTCAACGATGTAGAGTACTCGGAGAAGATCGAATATAGAGTGGTTGGACCGGCGGAAGCCGATGTGCTGGACAACAAGATCTCCTACGAGAGCCCGCTCGGCAAAGAGCTGATCGGCAAAAAGGTAGGCGATATCATCAGCGTCAACGCGCCGATGGGAATCATCAAATACGAGCTGCTTGAGATCAAAATGCTGTAA